One Glycine max cultivar Williams 82 chromosome 6, Glycine_max_v4.0, whole genome shotgun sequence DNA segment encodes these proteins:
- the LOC100810957 gene encoding glutamyl-tRNA reductase 1, chloroplastic, with the protein MAVSTTFSAPKLEALFLKCSSSSSSPSPSRASFTTFPRQNRRTLIQRGFIRCDALASDASSVAPNNATALEQLKISAADRYTKERSSIIVIGLSVHTAPVEMREKLAIPEAEWPRAIAELCSLNHIEEAAILSTCNRMEIYVVALSQHRGVKEVMEWMSKTSSIHVSELSQHRFLLYNNDATQHLFEVSAGLDSLVLGEGQILAQVKQVVKVGQGVSGFGRNISGLFKHAITVGKRVRTETNIASGAVSVSSAAVELAYMKLLEASHDNARMLVVGAGKMGKLVIKHLVAKSCKKMVVVNRTEERVAAIREELKDIEIIYKPLSEMLTCAGEADVVFTSTASESPLFLKHHVKDLPPANQDVGGRRFFIDISVPRNVGSCVSDLESVRVYNVDDLKEVVAANKEDRLRKAMEAQAIIAEESKQFEAWRDSLETVPTIKKLRAYAERIRLAELEKCLGKMGDDIPKKTRRAVDDLSRGIVNKLLHGPMQHLRCDGNDSRTLSETLENMHALNRMFNLETEISVLEEKIRAKVEQNQK; encoded by the exons ATGGCCGTTTCAACCACTTTCTCCGCTCCCAAATTGGAGGCCCTATTCCTCAAATGctcttcctcctcttcctcaCCATCGCCTTCAAGGGCATCATTCACCACTTTTCCCCGCCAAAACAGAAGAACCCTCATTCAGAGAGGGTTTATTCGCTGCGACGCTCTGGCCTCTGATGCATCATCGGTTGCTCCAAATAATGCCACCGCTCTTGAGCAGCTCAAGATTTCTGCAGCTGATA GATATACAAAGGAAAGGAGCAGCATTATTGTCATTGGGCTCAGTGTGCACACTGCACCTGTGGAAATGCGTGAAAAACTTGCCATTCCAGAAGCCGAATGGCCAAGAGCTATTGCAGAGCTGTGTAGTCTTAATCATATTGAAGAAGCAGCTATTCTGAGCACCTGCAACCGAATGGAGATATATGTTGTTGCCCTGTCCCAACATCGTGGTGTCAAAGAAGTCATGGAATGGATGTCAAAA ACAAGTTCCATCCATGTTTCAGAGCTTAGCCAGCACCGGTTTTTACTTTACAACAATGATGCCACGCAGCATCTTTTTGAAGTATCAGCAGGTCTTGACTCTCTTGTTTTGGGGGAAGGTCAAATTCTTGCTCAGGTTAAGCAAGTTGTCAAAGTGGGACAAGGAGTTAGTGGCTTTGGAAGAAACATTAGTGGGCTATTCAAGCATGCAATTACTGTTGGGAAAAGGGTTAGAACTGAGACTAATATTGCTTCTGGGGCAGTTTCTGTTAGCTCAGCTGCCGTTGAGTTGGCCTATATGAAGCTACTTGAAGCCTCACATGATAATGCAAGGATGTTGGTTGTTGGGGCTGGCAAGATGGGAAAGCTTGTGATCAAACATTTGGTGGCAAAAAGTTGCAAAAAGATGGTGGTTGTCAATAGAACTGAGGAGAGAGTTGCTGCAATACGTGAAGAACTGAAGGATATTGAGATTATCTACAAACCTCTTTCAGAAATGCTCACCTGTGCTGGCGAAGCAGATGTAGTTTTCACCAGTACTGCTTCAGAAAGCCCATTATTCTTGAAACATCATGTCAAGGACCTTCCTCCTGCAAATCAAGATGTTGGAGGCCGTCGCTTTTTCATTGATATCTCTGTTCCCCGGAATGTGGGTTCATGTGTCTCAGACCTTGAGTCTGTGCGAGTATACAATGTCGATGACCTTAAAGAGGTTGTGGCTGCCAATAAAGAGGATCGTCTAAGAAAAGCAATGGAAGCACAGGCAATCATTGCTGAAGAATCTAAGCAATTTGAAGCTTGGAGGGACTCGCTGGAAACTGTTCCTACTATTAAGAAATTGAGGGCTTATGCTGAAAGAATCAGGCTTGCTGAGCTTGAGAAGTGCTTAGGTAAGATGGGTGATGATATACCAAAGAAAACACGGAGAGCTGTGGATGATCTTAGTCGGGGTATAGTTAACAAGTTGCTTCATGGTCCAATGCAACATTTAAGGTGTGATGGGAACGACAGCCGGACTCTTAGTGAGACACTGGAGAACATGCATGCTTTGAATAGGATGTTCAACCTTGAGACGGAAATATCTGTTTTGGAGGAGAAGATTCGAGCAAAGGTCGAACAAAACCAGAAATGA